Proteins encoded within one genomic window of Brachybacterium sp. P6-10-X1:
- a CDS encoding polyprenyl synthetase family protein has protein sequence MSSSLPAVPVLDEELATRIADRLGMIEDRLRSSVETSDDMTRWTARHLMDAGGKRVRPMLVLLAAALGDIDEDSVLDAAVLVELTHLASLYHDDVMDSAPTRRGTDSAHALWGNNVAILTGDFLFARASALSARIGPSAVTLHSETFERLCLGQLHETVGPAPQDDPFDHYISVLSDKTASLLALAGELGAILAGAPAGTGDVMRRYGEKVGVAFQLADDVLDLGSDAATSGKTPGIDLREGVPTMPTLLVRRRASQEGDARSRQIVERLDGDLSSDESLAELVSLLQDDPALGATRELAQRTADESVAILEELPAGVVRDALIEFTRTLVERRR, from the coding sequence ATGTCGTCCTCGCTGCCGGCCGTCCCCGTCCTCGACGAGGAGCTCGCGACGAGAATCGCGGACCGTCTCGGCATGATCGAGGATCGGCTGCGGAGCTCCGTCGAGACCTCGGACGACATGACCCGCTGGACGGCGCGTCACCTGATGGACGCGGGCGGCAAGCGGGTTCGCCCGATGCTCGTGCTGCTGGCGGCCGCTCTCGGGGACATCGACGAGGACAGCGTTCTCGATGCCGCGGTGCTCGTGGAGCTGACTCACCTGGCCAGCCTGTACCACGATGATGTGATGGACTCGGCGCCGACGCGTCGCGGGACCGACAGCGCGCACGCCCTCTGGGGCAACAACGTCGCGATCCTGACCGGCGATTTTCTCTTCGCCCGTGCCAGTGCTCTGAGCGCCCGCATCGGCCCGTCCGCCGTGACCTTGCATTCCGAGACCTTCGAACGACTGTGCCTGGGACAGCTGCACGAGACCGTCGGCCCTGCGCCGCAGGATGACCCTTTCGACCACTACATCTCGGTGCTCTCGGACAAGACCGCCTCCCTGCTCGCCCTCGCGGGCGAACTCGGTGCCATCCTGGCCGGAGCACCAGCCGGCACCGGCGATGTCATGCGCCGGTACGGCGAGAAGGTCGGAGTCGCGTTCCAACTCGCGGACGACGTTCTCGACCTCGGCAGTGATGCAGCCACGAGCGGTAAGACGCCCGGCATCGATCTGCGGGAAGGCGTCCCCACGATGCCGACCCTCCTCGTGCGTCGTCGAGCGTCCCAGGAGGGCGACGCCCGCAGTCGACAGATCGTCGAGCGCCTCGACGGCGACCTCAGCAGCGACGAGTCGCTGGCGGAGCTGGTGTCGCTGCTGCAGGACGATCCCGCCCTGGGAGCCACGCGGGAGCTCGCGCAGCGCACAGCGGATGAGTCGGTGGCGATCCTCGAGGAGCTGCCCGCGGGCGTCGTGCGGGACGCGCTGATCGAGTTCACCCGCACTCTGGTCGAACGGCGCCGCTGA